A genomic stretch from Candidatus Brocadiia bacterium includes:
- a CDS encoding 2-hydroxyacyl-CoA dehydratase family protein: MAEEKKQGPKPLAATNQMKKIMADHFYELDKAVKDKSRKVAWCTSVGPAEILRAMGFLVYFPENHGAMLGATRMSTDFIPFANAIGYSPEICSYLTSDVGAYLKKQTPLSKAYPGIESIPKPDVLVYNTNQCRDVYDWFAFYGREFNVPVIGINTHRNVGIVTDAHIKSVAEQMKAMLPTLEKIIGHKLDEKELKRVVALSLECSVLWRKVLETASNVPSPLNFFDGTIQMGPAVVMRGTQQAVDYYKLLLPELEERARNKEAAVAGEKYRFYWDGMPVWGKLRPLSELFAKLQTCVVASTYCNSWVFEAFNPDDPFNSMAKAYLELFIVRTDEVKEQYIERMINKFKVNGIIFHDSKSCPNNTNSRYGMPQRLQARLKIPTVTISGDLNDLRCYSEEQTKTAIEAFVEQMGK; the protein is encoded by the coding sequence ATGGCAGAAGAGAAGAAACAAGGGCCAAAACCGTTAGCCGCAACCAACCAGATGAAGAAAATTATGGCCGACCATTTCTACGAACTGGATAAGGCGGTCAAGGATAAATCGCGTAAGGTTGCCTGGTGCACCAGCGTCGGGCCGGCCGAAATACTCCGGGCCATGGGGTTCCTGGTCTATTTCCCTGAGAACCACGGCGCCATGCTCGGCGCCACACGGATGTCTACTGATTTTATCCCTTTTGCCAACGCCATCGGATATTCGCCGGAGATTTGCTCCTATCTGACCAGCGACGTCGGCGCCTACCTCAAGAAGCAGACACCGCTGTCCAAAGCCTACCCGGGCATAGAATCAATACCTAAGCCGGATGTGCTGGTTTATAACACCAACCAATGCCGTGATGTCTATGACTGGTTTGCCTTTTATGGCCGCGAGTTCAATGTGCCGGTCATCGGCATAAATACGCACCGCAATGTCGGCATTGTCACCGACGCCCATATCAAGAGCGTAGCCGAACAGATGAAAGCAATGCTGCCCACACTGGAAAAGATTATCGGCCATAAGCTGGACGAAAAGGAACTCAAACGCGTCGTAGCGCTCTCACTGGAATGCAGCGTGCTCTGGCGCAAGGTGCTGGAAACCGCATCCAACGTGCCCTCACCATTGAACTTCTTTGACGGCACCATCCAGATGGGCCCGGCCGTGGTCATGCGCGGCACCCAACAGGCAGTGGATTACTATAAACTCCTGCTGCCGGAACTGGAAGAACGCGCCCGGAACAAGGAAGCCGCTGTCGCGGGCGAAAAGTACCGTTTCTATTGGGATGGTATGCCGGTCTGGGGCAAATTAAGACCACTGTCCGAACTGTTTGCCAAGCTCCAGACCTGCGTAGTGGCTTCGACCTACTGCAACTCCTGGGTATTCGAGGCATTCAACCCCGACGACCCGTTCAACAGCATGGCCAAAGCTTACCTGGAGCTCTTCATCGTCCGTACGGACGAGGTCAAGGAGCAGTATATTGAACGGATGATTAACAAGTTCAAGGTCAACGGCATAATATTCCACGACTCCAAGTCCTGCCCCAACAATACCAACAGTCGCTATGGAATGCCGCAACGCCTGCAGGCGCGGTTGAAAATACCAACCGTGACCATCAGCGGCGACCTGAACGATTTAAGGTGCTATTCCGAGGAACAGACCAAGACGGCCATAGAAGCGTTCGTCGAACAAATGGGAAAATAA
- a CDS encoding acyl-CoA dehydratase activase: protein MSYFAGIDIGSSAIKVVILDQDSKIISKGLHKSGSDLKEASAKALNQALDGAKLKEADITRFAATGFGRSNCPFPNKTITEISAHARGVYYYLKNNATMVGGLKNKSQPTIVGCNSSADFISADSNSRTIIDIGGQDNKMIRIDASGRILNFRMNRKCAAGTGAFLEEIAYKMDIPLPELNRLAKLSTKPIELGSYCTVFTATEILSKIREGIKKEDIVCGVFRSIIKRIIEMDPLTDDVILTGGVIAHNDIIKELLSKTLNKDILVPADPQFTGALGAALFGTTDKH from the coding sequence ATGAGTTATTTCGCAGGCATAGACATAGGTTCATCAGCCATTAAGGTGGTCATCTTAGATCAGGACTCTAAAATCATCAGCAAGGGACTGCACAAATCCGGCTCAGACCTTAAAGAAGCATCCGCCAAAGCGCTTAACCAAGCGCTGGATGGAGCTAAGCTCAAGGAAGCGGATATTACCAGGTTTGCAGCCACCGGTTTCGGCCGGAGCAACTGCCCTTTCCCGAATAAAACCATCACCGAAATTTCGGCCCATGCCCGCGGGGTTTACTATTACCTCAAGAATAATGCCACGATGGTTGGCGGGTTAAAGAATAAATCACAGCCAACCATAGTCGGCTGTAACTCGTCCGCCGATTTTATATCTGCGGACTCTAACAGCCGAACTATCATAGATATCGGCGGACAGGATAACAAGATGATTCGTATAGACGCATCCGGCCGTATCCTAAACTTCCGGATGAACCGCAAATGCGCGGCCGGCACCGGCGCCTTCCTGGAAGAAATCGCCTATAAGATGGACATTCCCCTGCCAGAGCTTAACAGGCTGGCCAAACTTTCCACCAAGCCCATCGAACTGGGCAGTTACTGCACGGTATTTACGGCCACGGAGATCCTCAGCAAAATCCGCGAAGGCATCAAGAAGGAAGATATCGTCTGCGGCGTGTTCAGGTCCATCATAAAACGCATCATAGAGATGGATCCGTTGACCGATGACGTGATTCTGACCGGCGGCGTGATTGCCCATAATGATATCATCAAAGAGCTATTGTCCAAGACTCTGAACAAGGATATCCTAGTGCCGGCTGACCCGCAATTCACCGGAGCGCTTGGCGCGGCTTTATTTGGAACCACGGATAAACACTGA
- the thrS gene encoding threonine--tRNA ligase gives MDKQKEQLTIDLATLRHSTSHIMADAVRKLFPAAKLAIGPSIEEGFYYDFEVPTPFSPDDLAKIAKEMSRIIKSNVKFERIDVSREEALKMMKDEPYKIELINELPAGEQISLYKHGNFIDLCRGPHIASTIQVKAYKLISATGAYWRGDEHNKMLQRIYGTAFPNEEDLKKYLDHLEEIKKRDHRKLGKELDLYSIQHEDAGPGLVYWHPKGATIRNIIEAYWKEQHRRHGYEFIYSPHIARVGLWKTSGHWNFYRENMYSPIDIEGQEYILKPMNCPGHILVYKSKGRSYRDLPLRWAELGTVYRYERSGVIQGLLRVRGFTQDDAHIFCRPEQIEDEILGCLDFTIALLKAFGFTEYEIELSVPDPKHPEKYAGSAESWAKAESSLVKALEARKLAYRRMEGEAVFYGPKIDLKIKDALGRSWQCTTIQFDFNLPERFDINYTADDGSKQRPYMVHRALLGSLERFFGVLIEHYGGDFPLWLAPIQAIVLPVLPPQQNYAAEVVKKMLKAGIRVESDMSNERLSQKIRNATNQKIPYMIIVGDKEEKENLVAVRERIKGDQGALNIDAFIDKITKEAVIPD, from the coding sequence ATGGATAAGCAAAAAGAACAACTTACTATTGACCTGGCTACCCTGCGCCATAGTACCTCGCATATTATGGCCGATGCGGTCAGGAAACTATTCCCGGCGGCCAAGCTGGCCATCGGCCCGTCCATAGAAGAAGGTTTCTACTACGATTTTGAGGTGCCGACTCCCTTCTCACCAGATGACTTGGCTAAAATAGCAAAGGAAATGTCCAGAATCATCAAGTCAAACGTCAAATTCGAGCGCATCGATGTATCGCGGGAAGAAGCCTTGAAGATGATGAAGGACGAACCCTATAAGATAGAATTAATAAACGAACTCCCGGCCGGCGAGCAGATATCGCTCTATAAACACGGCAATTTCATCGACCTGTGCCGCGGGCCGCATATCGCCTCAACCATCCAGGTCAAAGCCTACAAACTGATTTCGGCCACCGGCGCCTACTGGCGCGGTGATGAACATAACAAGATGCTCCAGCGCATCTACGGCACGGCTTTTCCGAATGAAGAAGACCTTAAGAAATACCTGGACCACCTGGAAGAAATAAAGAAACGCGACCATCGTAAGCTGGGTAAAGAACTTGACCTGTACAGTATCCAGCACGAAGACGCCGGTCCGGGGCTGGTCTACTGGCATCCTAAAGGCGCAACTATCCGTAATATCATCGAAGCCTACTGGAAAGAACAACACCGCCGGCACGGCTATGAGTTTATCTATTCACCCCACATCGCCCGGGTCGGGCTGTGGAAAACATCCGGTCACTGGAATTTCTACCGGGAAAATATGTATTCCCCTATTGATATTGAAGGCCAGGAATATATCCTAAAACCCATGAACTGTCCCGGCCACATCCTGGTTTATAAGAGTAAAGGGCGGAGCTACCGTGATCTGCCCCTGCGCTGGGCCGAACTGGGCACGGTCTACCGTTACGAACGCTCCGGCGTGATTCAGGGACTGCTCCGGGTCAGAGGATTCACTCAAGACGATGCCCATATTTTCTGCCGGCCGGAACAGATTGAGGATGAAATCCTGGGTTGCCTTGACTTCACCATTGCACTGTTAAAGGCCTTCGGCTTTACCGAATACGAGATCGAGTTGTCGGTACCCGACCCAAAACATCCGGAAAAATACGCCGGTTCGGCCGAATCATGGGCCAAGGCCGAAAGTTCTCTGGTCAAAGCGCTGGAGGCGCGCAAATTGGCATATCGCCGGATGGAAGGCGAAGCCGTATTTTACGGGCCCAAGATTGACCTCAAGATCAAAGATGCTCTGGGCCGGTCCTGGCAATGCACCACCATACAATTTGATTTCAACCTGCCCGAGCGCTTTGACATAAACTACACGGCCGACGACGGGTCCAAGCAACGGCCTTATATGGTGCATCGGGCATTGCTCGGCTCGCTGGAACGATTCTTCGGCGTCCTGATTGAACACTACGGCGGCGATTTCCCGCTCTGGCTGGCGCCGATACAGGCAATAGTCCTGCCGGTCCTACCGCCCCAGCAAAACTACGCGGCCGAAGTAGTGAAAAAGATGCTCAAGGCCGGCATCCGGGTTGAGTCGGACATGAGCAATGAACGACTTTCCCAAAAGATTCGCAATGCCACAAACCAAAAAATACCGTATATGATTATCGTCGGCGATAAGGAGGAAAAGGAAAACCTTGTCGCGGTACGCGAACGCATTAAGGGCGACCAAGGCGCCCTTAATATTGATGCTTTTATTGACAAGATTACAAAAGAAGCTGTAATACCGGACTAA
- the infC gene encoding translation initiation factor IF-3, translated as MNERIRIKSIRLIDENGGQVGLIATEEAIKMAHDRGLDLVEIAPNAAPPVCKIMDYSKFKYSQHKKEQKDKKKRHETRIKEVRLRPITEEHDIQVKLKHSREWLTKGDKVLAVVVFKGREMTHREIGYKLLERFTTELKDIAKVEKAATKEGYKITLTLTPIK; from the coding sequence ATTAACGAGCGGATCAGGATAAAAAGCATTCGTCTGATAGACGAAAACGGTGGACAGGTCGGACTGATAGCAACCGAGGAAGCTATCAAAATGGCGCATGACCGGGGGCTGGACCTGGTCGAAATCGCGCCTAATGCCGCCCCGCCGGTATGTAAGATAATGGATTACAGCAAATTCAAATACAGCCAGCATAAGAAGGAGCAAAAGGACAAGAAAAAACGCCATGAAACCAGGATAAAAGAAGTGCGCCTCAGGCCGATTACCGAGGAACACGATATCCAGGTAAAGCTTAAGCACAGCCGCGAATGGCTGACCAAGGGCGATAAGGTTCTGGCAGTGGTGGTTTTTAAGGGACGAGAAATGACCCACAGGGAGATAGGCTATAAATTACTTGAACGATTTACCACCGAACTTAAAGACATCGCCAAAGTGGAAAAAGCAGCCACTAAGGAAGGATATAAAATAACGCTGACCCTAACGCCGATTAAATAG
- the rpmI gene encoding 50S ribosomal protein L35: MPKMKTNKAVAKRIKVTGTGKLMRHRQGKSHLLSSKTAKRRRHLRQATLITGTMAKGIKRALQG, translated from the coding sequence ATGCCAAAAATGAAAACCAACAAAGCCGTTGCCAAACGTATCAAAGTTACCGGAACTGGCAAGCTCATGCGTCACCGACAGGGCAAGAGCCACCTGCTTTCATCCAAAACAGCCAAGCGCCGGCGCCATCTCAGGCAAGCAACCCTGATTACCGGCACAATGGCAAAAGGTATCAAAAGAGCCCTGCAGGGTTAA
- the rplT gene encoding 50S ribosomal protein L20: MRVKTGVARHHRTKRIMKQASGFDQGRHRLFRTAKETLIQAGRDAFFGRKLKKRDFRGLWITRLTAALRAAGFTYSKFINDLKKSKIELNRKMLSELAISDQNAFNKILESVKS; this comes from the coding sequence ATGAGAGTCAAAACAGGAGTCGCCAGACATCACAGAACCAAAAGAATAATGAAACAGGCCAGCGGTTTCGACCAGGGCCGGCACCGTTTATTCCGCACCGCCAAGGAAACCCTTATCCAGGCCGGACGCGATGCTTTCTTCGGCCGGAAATTAAAGAAACGCGACTTCCGCGGCCTCTGGATAACCCGCCTTACTGCGGCATTACGCGCGGCCGGTTTCACTTACAGCAAATTCATCAATGATCTTAAAAAGTCCAAGATAGAGCTTAATCGCAAGATGCTTTCTGAGCTCGCCATCAGCGACCAGAACGCCTTTAATAAGATATTGGAGTCTGTAAAGTCATAA
- the pheS gene encoding phenylalanine--tRNA ligase subunit alpha, which produces MPNIIETELESIKNSALGELEKLASPAELDQFEHKYLGRSGLLRNLTQKLGELSKDERAQAGKTINEFRNALTISLGVKKNTIQTTGTKTGPLIDFSLPGDKKPIGHLHPVYQTMAEVNNVFIRLGFESVYGPEIETPYYNFDALNIPSNHPSRDSFDTFYLADTDYQYLLRSHTSPVQIRTMKQRQPPLAVIAPGKVFRPDTPAPSRYPMFHQIEGLMVDTDISFAHLKGVLNLFTSEFFGPDTKTRFRPSFFPFTEPSAEMDISCVICGGKGTGCGLCRGEGWLEILGCGMVHPKVFEYVGYDPEKYTGFAFGIGIDRLTLLKYGINDIRLFTENHLRFLNQW; this is translated from the coding sequence ATGCCAAATATAATCGAAACAGAACTTGAATCCATAAAAAACTCGGCTCTGGGCGAACTGGAGAAGCTGGCTTCCCCTGCCGAGCTGGACCAATTCGAGCATAAGTATCTCGGACGCAGCGGTTTGCTAAGAAATCTCACCCAAAAACTGGGCGAGCTGTCCAAAGACGAACGCGCCCAGGCCGGAAAAACCATCAACGAATTCCGCAACGCATTAACCATATCACTGGGAGTCAAAAAGAATACAATCCAGACCACGGGAACAAAAACCGGGCCATTGATTGATTTCAGCCTGCCCGGAGACAAAAAACCTATCGGCCACCTGCACCCCGTTTACCAAACAATGGCAGAAGTGAACAATGTATTTATCCGGCTGGGTTTTGAATCCGTTTACGGGCCGGAAATCGAAACGCCCTATTATAACTTCGACGCCCTGAATATCCCGTCAAACCATCCTTCCCGTGATTCGTTCGACACGTTCTACCTGGCTGACACTGATTATCAGTATCTCTTAAGAAGCCATACTTCGCCGGTCCAGATTCGGACTATGAAACAGCGCCAGCCGCCTTTAGCGGTAATAGCTCCGGGCAAGGTCTTCCGGCCTGATACCCCTGCCCCAAGCCGTTACCCGATGTTTCACCAAATAGAAGGACTGATGGTTGATACCGATATCAGCTTCGCGCACCTTAAAGGAGTGCTCAACTTGTTTACCAGTGAATTCTTCGGACCGGATACTAAAACCAGATTCAGGCCGTCATTTTTCCCGTTCACTGAACCCAGCGCCGAAATGGATATCTCCTGTGTCATCTGCGGCGGCAAGGGCACCGGCTGCGGGTTGTGCCGGGGTGAAGGCTGGCTGGAAATCCTCGGCTGCGGTATGGTCCATCCTAAAGTCTTTGAATATGTCGGATATGACCCGGAAAAATATACCGGATTCGCTTTCGGCATAGGTATTGACCGTCTCACGCTATTGAAATACGGCATTAACGATATCAGGTTATTTACCGAGAACCACTTAAGATTCTTAAACCAATGGTAG
- the pheT gene encoding phenylalanine--tRNA ligase subunit beta: MKFTYSWLKEYCPCDLPVAELAELLTKHGVKVESLDPTKDGKDTLITLEITANRPDCLSLLGVAREAALMTGQKLPHKQAPAPQLPKASGEKFIKINNPDLCPVYVGRIIKNVKVGPSPAWLRDRVESIGLRSVNNIVDITNFVLMETGQPLHAFDYNALEGKQIIVRLAQAGEKIQAIDGKEYQLTKDTLVIADERKPVAIAGIMGGKYSEVTERTTDILLESAYFQPGGIRKSSRWLKLTSDSAYRFERGVIPEEIIPASNRAIELILASAGGKITAHQEINNLTIKPRKLTLRHERLEKVLGVGIEKTDLKHILKGLGFILKKEWKGQYELEAPYFRQDINIEADIIEEVVRIIGYDNIPAEPPTIQLKSTPKNKDTEVIQAARQTLFGLGYNEALTDSFLATKEEAGANLLKGSEEAIGLLDTENSVRYYLRTSLVNGLYKVLTLNENYQKGNTLKLFEISKIYCRENNQPKEQLRLGIVVNDGFGSLKGTLTVLFDKLGLSWKTDATNIIISGVIIGSFSPIGPELTGNTKTYICEMNFEEIIKQSNLVKNYQEFSRMPAISRDLAVIVGEEVLWAGIEQVVRQAIAPTQSELPLESLDFFDLYRGKQVPDGKKSIAFSMTFRHPSKTLSAQKADEVMNNIVIALKLCLEGAQIRQK; the protein is encoded by the coding sequence ATGAAGTTCACATACAGCTGGCTTAAAGAATACTGTCCCTGCGACCTGCCGGTTGCGGAGCTGGCCGAGCTCTTGACCAAGCACGGCGTCAAGGTGGAAAGCCTCGATCCCACTAAAGACGGCAAGGATACGCTGATAACCCTGGAAATCACCGCTAATCGCCCTGATTGCCTCAGCCTGCTTGGCGTAGCCCGGGAAGCGGCCCTTATGACCGGGCAAAAATTACCGCATAAACAGGCTCCGGCACCACAATTGCCGAAAGCTTCCGGCGAAAAGTTCATCAAGATAAATAATCCCGACCTGTGCCCGGTTTATGTCGGTCGGATAATAAAGAACGTCAAGGTCGGCCCGTCGCCGGCCTGGCTCAGGGACCGGGTCGAATCCATCGGCCTGCGCAGCGTCAATAACATCGTGGATATCACCAATTTCGTCCTGATGGAAACCGGACAACCGCTCCACGCATTTGATTATAATGCCCTTGAAGGCAAGCAGATTATCGTCCGGCTGGCCCAAGCCGGAGAAAAAATACAAGCCATAGACGGCAAGGAATACCAACTGACTAAGGATACCCTGGTCATAGCCGACGAACGCAAACCCGTGGCCATCGCCGGCATAATGGGCGGAAAATACTCTGAGGTAACCGAAAGAACCACCGATATCCTGCTGGAATCGGCTTATTTCCAGCCGGGCGGCATCCGCAAATCCAGCCGCTGGCTGAAACTCACCTCCGATTCGGCGTACAGATTCGAGCGAGGCGTGATTCCCGAAGAAATAATCCCGGCATCAAACCGGGCCATAGAATTGATACTCGCCTCAGCCGGCGGTAAAATAACCGCCCATCAGGAAATAAACAACCTCACGATCAAGCCTCGCAAACTGACCCTGCGCCACGAGCGCCTGGAAAAAGTCCTCGGCGTTGGGATAGAAAAAACAGACCTGAAACACATCCTTAAAGGGCTCGGATTCATCCTTAAGAAAGAATGGAAAGGCCAGTATGAACTGGAAGCCCCCTATTTCAGGCAGGATATCAATATCGAAGCGGATATCATAGAAGAGGTCGTCCGGATTATCGGCTACGACAATATCCCGGCTGAACCGCCCACGATTCAGTTAAAAAGTACCCCCAAAAATAAGGATACCGAAGTCATCCAGGCCGCCCGCCAGACACTGTTCGGACTCGGCTATAACGAAGCGCTGACCGACAGTTTCCTGGCTACCAAGGAGGAAGCCGGCGCCAACCTTTTAAAGGGCTCCGAAGAAGCCATCGGGCTGCTGGATACCGAAAATAGCGTCCGTTACTACCTGCGTACCAGCCTGGTTAACGGTTTATATAAAGTACTGACTCTTAATGAGAACTACCAAAAAGGCAATACCCTAAAACTATTCGAGATAAGTAAGATATACTGCAGAGAAAATAACCAGCCTAAGGAACAGCTCCGCTTGGGCATTGTGGTAAATGACGGGTTTGGCTCCCTGAAAGGCACCTTGACTGTCCTTTTTGACAAGTTGGGGTTAAGCTGGAAAACTGACGCAACCAATATAATTATATCAGGAGTAATTATCGGTTCTTTCTCCCCGATTGGCCCGGAGCTAACCGGCAACACCAAGACTTACATCTGCGAAATGAACTTCGAGGAAATAATCAAACAAAGCAATCTGGTTAAGAATTACCAAGAGTTCTCCCGCATGCCGGCCATCAGCCGCGACTTAGCGGTTATCGTCGGCGAAGAAGTATTATGGGCCGGCATAGAGCAGGTCGTCCGCCAGGCCATCGCGCCGACCCAGAGCGAACTGCCCCTGGAATCGCTGGACTTCTTTGACCTCTACCGCGGCAAGCAGGTACCGGACGGCAAGAAGAGCATCGCCTTCTCTATGACCTTCCGGCACCCATCCAAAACCTTATCGGCGCAGAAGGCCGACGAGGTGATGAATAACATTGTAATAGCACTTAAACTTTGTTTAGAAGGTGCCCAAATTAGGCAAAAATAA
- a CDS encoding 4Fe-4S dicluster-binding protein: MSLKTDFLGRKLDNPFLLASGPATRNAEMIMRGFEAGWAGAVTKTISLAPTKNPSPRLVLYPSKNKWSSFNIELISTDPPNLWVKWIKEIKSHYPDKFLVASIMGPAPLEISKTNSGKLTKAKRSPTGDLSLTGSTKISDWQKLAKQMAEAGADALELNISCPHGMPERAMGEFIGQDPKLAAQITAAVSKVSPIPVMVKLTPNVTDIGLISRACAKAGADALSGINTVKSIAGVDIENLRPIPSVSGNSATGGYGGAAVKPIALRCVLDMVRSGRIPVSGGGGIFTAEDSIEFLLLGASTVQVCSAVMAKGFHIISSLKHGLSEYLKRKSFSGVQEIIGLANPYIIKHSNLKLRQKSVAINHKKCNLHCKYCLVACRDAGFQAITIKNNKPLISKSRCDGCGLCIYVCPHGAIRMN; the protein is encoded by the coding sequence ATGTCGCTTAAGACAGACTTTCTCGGCCGCAAGTTAGACAATCCATTCCTACTGGCATCAGGCCCGGCCACGCGCAATGCCGAAATGATTATGCGCGGGTTCGAAGCCGGCTGGGCCGGGGCCGTCACCAAAACTATCTCCCTGGCCCCTACCAAAAATCCTTCGCCCAGACTGGTCCTTTATCCGTCTAAGAATAAATGGTCCTCCTTTAACATAGAACTTATATCCACTGACCCGCCAAATCTTTGGGTCAAATGGATAAAAGAGATAAAATCACATTACCCCGATAAGTTCCTTGTCGCCAGTATTATGGGTCCTGCCCCGTTAGAGATATCGAAGACAAACTCCGGCAAACTTACTAAAGCAAAACGGTCGCCTACTGGCGACCTATCTCTAACGGGGTCGACTAAAATCTCTGACTGGCAAAAGCTGGCCAAGCAGATGGCCGAAGCCGGAGCCGACGCGCTGGAGCTCAATATCTCCTGCCCGCACGGCATGCCTGAACGGGCCATGGGCGAATTCATCGGCCAGGACCCGAAGCTGGCCGCCCAAATCACCGCGGCTGTCAGTAAGGTCAGCCCCATCCCGGTAATGGTCAAGCTCACGCCCAACGTTACGGACATCGGACTAATCAGCCGGGCCTGCGCCAAGGCCGGAGCCGACGCGCTGTCCGGAATCAATACGGTTAAATCCATTGCCGGAGTTGACATAGAAAATCTCCGGCCCATTCCTTCTGTCAGCGGCAACTCAGCCACGGGCGGATACGGCGGCGCGGCCGTCAAGCCCATCGCCCTGCGCTGTGTACTCGACATGGTCCGGTCAGGGCGGATACCCGTTTCCGGCGGCGGCGGGATATTCACCGCCGAGGACTCAATAGAATTCCTGCTCCTGGGCGCTTCCACGGTCCAGGTCTGCTCGGCGGTTATGGCTAAAGGTTTCCATATTATATCATCGCTCAAGCACGGATTGAGCGAATACCTGAAGCGTAAAAGCTTCTCCGGCGTCCAGGAAATCATCGGCCTGGCTAACCCTTACATTATAAAACACTCCAATCTAAAATTAAGGCAGAAATCTGTGGCTATAAACCATAAAAAGTGTAACCTGCACTGCAAATACTGCCTGGTCGCCTGCCGCGATGCGGGATTCCAGGCCATTACAATCAAGAATAATAAACCGCTGATTAGTAAATCACGCTGCGATGGCTGCGGGTTATGCATCTATGTCTGCCCGCACGGCGCGATAAGGATGAACTAG
- the hydA gene encoding dihydropyrimidinase: protein MDIKIKGGTVITSAKTFKADIGIDKGKVTKISPQIKEEAELEIDASGKYVMPGGVDVHTHFDMPFGGTVTADDFHTGTVAAACGGTTTVIDFAIQQKGHSLKDALETWRDKAKNKAVIDYSFHIAITEVTKKTESELSDLAKNGITSVKLFMAYKDSLMVDDATLHNVMTMAKDLGLLTMLHCENGMMIDSLQKKYLSEGKTRPIYHALSRPPELEDEAVHRAIALAGMAEAPIYIVHLSSGNALEEVKLARLNKQPVFAETCPHYLLLSLDKYKPNSFETAKFVMSPPLRAKNHIPALWKGIAAGHIQAVSSDHCSFNFAYQKELGRDDFSKIPNGVPGVETRLAILYNEGVMSKRIDLNKMVDIFATAPAKIFGLYPQKGDIAINGDADIIIFDPDRRFIRNAHKLHQNVDYTPFEGYRGRGAVTNVISKGKLIVKNKSFIGNKGDGAFLPRRKFDL, encoded by the coding sequence ATGGATATCAAAATAAAAGGCGGTACGGTTATCACTTCAGCCAAAACATTCAAAGCCGATATCGGCATCGACAAAGGCAAGGTAACCAAGATTTCGCCCCAGATAAAAGAAGAAGCTGAGCTGGAGATAGACGCATCCGGGAAATATGTCATGCCGGGCGGGGTCGACGTTCATACCCATTTTGATATGCCCTTCGGCGGAACCGTTACGGCCGACGACTTTCACACCGGCACGGTCGCGGCGGCCTGCGGCGGCACGACCACCGTCATCGATTTCGCCATCCAGCAAAAAGGCCATTCGCTCAAGGACGCGCTGGAAACCTGGCGGGACAAAGCCAAAAACAAGGCCGTCATCGATTATTCGTTCCATATCGCCATTACCGAGGTGACCAAGAAAACCGAGTCCGAACTGTCCGACCTGGCCAAGAACGGCATCACCTCGGTCAAGCTCTTTATGGCCTATAAAGACAGCCTGATGGTGGATGACGCTACTCTTCACAATGTTATGACCATGGCCAAAGATCTCGGACTCCTGACTATGCTTCACTGCGAAAACGGGATGATGATTGACTCCCTGCAAAAGAAATACCTGTCCGAAGGCAAGACCCGCCCGATTTACCACGCCCTGAGCCGTCCGCCCGAGCTGGAAGACGAAGCGGTCCACCGGGCAATTGCCCTGGCTGGTATGGCCGAAGCACCCATTTATATCGTCCACCTTTCCTCAGGCAACGCGCTGGAAGAGGTCAAGCTGGCCCGGCTTAACAAACAACCGGTCTTCGCCGAAACCTGCCCGCATTACCTGCTGCTTTCTTTAGACAAATATAAACCCAACAGCTTCGAAACGGCCAAGTTCGTGATGTCGCCGCCGCTCCGGGCCAAGAACCACATCCCGGCCCTCTGGAAAGGCATCGCCGCCGGGCATATCCAGGCCGTTTCGTCAGACCACTGCTCTTTCAACTTCGCTTACCAGAAAGAGCTGGGACGCGATGATTTCTCCAAGATACCCAACGGCGTGCCCGGAGTAGAAACGCGCCTGGCCATACTTTATAACGAAGGCGTAATGTCCAAGCGCATCGACCTGAACAAGATGGTCGACATCTTCGCCACCGCGCCGGCTAAGATTTTCGGGTTATACCCGCAAAAAGGCGACATCGCCATCAACGGCGACGCCGATATCATCATCTTCGACCCGGACCGGCGCTTCATCCGCAATGCCCATAAACTGCATCAGAACGTGGATTACACCCCGTTCGAAGGCTACCGCGGCCGGGGCGCGGTGACTAACGTAATCTCCAAAGGCAAGCTCATCGTCAAGAATAAGAGTTTCATCGGCAATAAAGGCGACGGCGCGTTCCTGCCCCGCCGGAAGTTCGACCTGTAA